The stretch of DNA AGATCCGAGATGGTACGCATAATTTCACTGGTCATCGCCTTGGTCATTATCATTGGAACCGGCATAGTTCACGGTAACTATGCAGGCCGCTGGGGCGCGGCGGACGCATTGATTCTGGCGGCCAAAAAAATCGATAATATCCCGATGGATTTCGGAGATTGGAAGGGACGCGATCGCAAGATCGATCCCGAGGATACGAAGCGGGCACAGGCTGAGCGGATTTTCGCCCGCGAATATGTCAACGAAAAAACACGTATGGCCATGTCGGTCTTGATCGTCTGCGGTCGTCCTGGAACAGTCAGCGTGCATACCCCCGACATTTGTTTTCAGGGGCAAGGACGTATCATGATGAGCGCTGTCCCCGAGACCGTCACGGTCGATTTGGGTGAAGAGTCCGGCAAGCCGCTCGTCGAAGAATTCCAAACGGCCGACTTTCATCGTCCCGATGCCGCTAACCGTGAGCAACAGCGGGTCTATTGGACCTGGTCGACTGATGGAACTTGGGTCGCACCGAGCAATCCTCGTGTGGAATTCATCTGGAACAACACTTTGTACAAGCTTTACATTGTGCGCAGCGTTTCGCCGCTTGAGGAGTTGAAAGAGGGCGAGCTTGATCCGTCGTTGCAATTCGCCGAACAGTTGATTCCGGTGCTGAACAAAGCACTGTTTGATTTACCGTCGGGAGAAACCAAAGCAGCACCCGTGGCTGCCAAATAAGAAGTCTCGACGCGATCAGCGATCCTCTCTGACTGGGACACTCACTGTGAGCAGTCATCCTGTTCGGGCATTGATGATTCGCAACGACCTCCCCCAATCGATTTGACGGTCGGCTGCTGCCGACCGTTGAGCCCACCCCGAATTCCGACCGCAGATCCTATGTTGAACGCCTTTACTGTCGATGTTGAAGATTATTTTCAAGTCGGCGCGTTCGCAGATCGAATTCCCACATCGAGCTGGGATGATTTCGAAGGACGCGTTGTCCCCAACACGCGGTCTGTGTTGGACCTGCTTGAAAAACATCAGGTGCGCGGCACCTTTTTTATCCTGGGTTGGACGGCGCAGCACTATCCTGAATTGGTTCGCGACATCCAGCGCGGCGGGCATGAAATCGGTAGCCATAGTCATTGGCATCAGCTGATCTACGAAATGACACCGGAAGAGTTCGCCGACGATCTGAAATTAAGTTGCCGCATCATAGAAGACATCACCAGTGAACCGGTGAAGATGTTTCGTGCTCCCAGTTTTTCAGTCACCGGGCAATCGTTGTGGGCACTGGACATTTTGGCGGAAAACGGTATTGAGTTTGATTCGAGCATTTTTCCCGTGCACCATGACCGGTATGGAATTCCCGACGCAGAACCATTCCCGTATCGCATCGAGAATGAGCAGGGCGGACTGTGGGAGTTTCCCCCTTCGGTCTATCGCGTGGCCAATCGGATGAATCTTCCGGTTGCCGGCGGCGGGTATTTTCGACTCTATCCGGCGCGGCTGACCATCGAATGCATCCACCGCATCAATCGCAGCGGGCAGCCGTTTATGTTTTACATTCATCCGTGGGAAGTCGATCCCGAACAACCGCGGCTACCGTGCGGCTGGCGTTCGCGGTTTCGGCACTATCAAAACCTCGGTTCCACCCATCGGAAGTTGGATCGTTTGTTGGGCGAAGTTTCCTTTGGAACAATGACGGACGCTTTGCAACCCTCGCTCGAACAATCGGCATGCACGGCGTCCTCCACAAAAATATCAGCGGGCTCGTGAGAGTGGTCCCGCCCTACTGCCCACATGCGGTGGGTTGATGAACGTTCTAACTGTTTGGTTCGGCCCCACTGGAGCCTATTTGTGACGACGGTTGCCCAAAAATTATTGTTGATCGCACGCGATTTCCCACCGGATTTCTCGCCTGGCGTTCCGCGGATTGAACGCTTCGCTCGAAATCTGCCGGAGTCCGGATGGCAACCCTTGATACTCGCGATGGAACAAGAGGCTGCCGATTCACAAGCAGCGACGAAGCTTGATGATCCATCACTGAACTCGATCATCGTCGAACGTTGCCGGATGAAGAAGTGGTATCGCTCCCAACCTGCTGCTGCAACGACGAATAAAACTCAAACAACCGCAAGCGCACCCCCTGAGGGAAAACAACCTGCGCAATCTGAAACGCCGGCCCGGCCGTCTCGGTTGCGGCCGCTGCGGCAGTGGTGCGTCAACCTCAAGGATCTGCTGATCATCACACCCGACAAGGCCATCGGTTGGGTGTCCCCAGCGGTCGCCACTGGGAAACGGATGATTCGCGAACACAATCCGCAAGCGATCATGACATCGGGGCCGCCACACAGTATTCACCTCATTGGCCGACGGTTGAAACTCGCGACCGGTTTACCCTGGGTCGCCGATTTTCGAGATCCCTGGGCACGGCGGCCTTGGGGGCATAAAAAACAAAATCCGTGGGGACAAAATTTGTACCCTTGGTTCGAGCGCCGCTGCGTCGAGACGGCGGATCGAGTCATCCTGAATACCGAAGCGATGGCCGACGACTTCCGTCGATTTTATCCGCAATGGGAATCAAAATTTCTCGCCATCCCCAACGGCTGTGATGGCCATTTGGTAGAGCGAATCGAACAGCTCCTCGGTGAAATTCCCGCCCGCAGCGCTGCAGAGCCATTAACACTAACGCACGCCGGATCCTTGTATCGTGAGCGCGATCCACGCCCACTGATCGAAGCCATTGCACTACTCAACCAACGCGGCATTGCCATTCGTTTTGAACAGATCGGAAATTGCAGCGGCGATTTCAATATTCCCACGTTTTTGCGGGATCATGATTGCGGCGAGTACGTCTCACTCACTCCGCCCGTCCCGCGCGATGAAGCATTGCGCCGCATGGCGGCAGCCGATTTGCTGTTGTTAATTCAACCCGGCACGGACCTGCAAATCCCGGGAAAACTCTTCGAGATGCTGCCGTTTCGCAAACCAATCCTGGCCGTGGCACATGCGGGTGCGACGGCCGATGTGATCAACCAGTATCAATTGGGAGCGGTGGCGACCGACCACACACCTCAAGCGATGGCTACGGTCCTGGAGAACCTGATTCAGCATCGACAGCGGTCCGACGCCGACTTACGCTGGGACAAGGCCATTCATGATTTTGACGGTCGAACATTAACAGCCGAACTGGCCGCCACATTAAACGCGGTTACTTCTGGCAGCAACGAATCTACGACCACAGCGGACGTCGAAACCCCACCGCAAGTCACGATGACATCCTGAGATCATTCGGCAATCGCTGACTAGTATACATTCCCTCACCAAGTTAAAGATGTGAAATGTCTGATAAAGCATTAGCAGTTCGAGGCGTAGTCTTCAATTGGCTAGGCCGCGGCTGCGCGATTATCATCACCTTTTTCCTCACGCCTTACCTCGTTTCCAAACTGGGCGACGAGTCGTACGGGCTGTGGTCAATGGTGATGGCATTCACCAGCTACTACGCCATGGCCGACATGGGCCTGCGCGGCGCGGGCGTGAAGTACATCGCTCAGTATCTCGCTGTGAAGGATTACGAATCGGTCAACAAAGTGTTTGTGACGTCGTTGGCTGTCTATGCGTTAATTGGGGCTGTGATCCTGGTTATCGTGGGGATTGCCTCTGTGATCCTTCCCTACACGATTGATTTGGGCAATCATTCGATCCGCGAAATGCAGTGGGTCATCTTCTTGACCGGCGCCACAATGGCCACCCGAATGCTCTCACAGGTTTACGGGGCTGCGCTGTCTGCCATGCAGCGCCACGATATTACCAACATCGTCGCTGTGGCGATGCAGTTGTTTCAAGCCGTTGCCGTCGTGGCTGCGTTGTTGGGTGGATATGGACTGTGGGGCATGGCAGTGGCCACCTTTACTGTCACACTCACGGGTCAATTGTTGCGGACGGCATTCTCCTATTGGCTGTTGCCGGAACTCTCTATTTCGACCCAGTATTTCGACAAGCAGATGCTCAAGCAGGTCTTCAGGTTCAGTGGAGTGAACGTGATGGCCAACACAGCTGCACGGCTCCTTGTCTATGGAGGCGGCCTGATTGTCGGATACATGTGGGGGCCGGCAATGGTTTTGTTCTACACAATTCCCGAGTCGATCACCCAAAAAACGTCTCAATTGGGTTCTGCCATTACACAGGTGATCGATCCGTTGGCTAGTAGGCTCAATGCCCAAAAAAACAAATCAGCGATGTTGGAGTTGATGGTTTTACCGCCGCGGTTACTGACCGTGTCCTCGTTGTCGCTGGCGATTTTCTTTGCGTTTTTTGGTGGCTCGGTTATTCGACAATGGATGGGGCCACAATACGTCGAGCAGATGACGCCGGTCCTATGTGTGTTGGCGGTTGCTCGGGCATTGAAGATGTCGACTGGGGGATTGCAGGCTGTCTTGCGAAGCATGGCCAAGTTGCGGGTGATTGCGATTGCAGCAATGCTGGAGATCTGTATCACGTTAGTATTCGGTCTGACTGGCGTCTGGTATTGGGGGCCGATTGGCATGG from Symmachiella dynata encodes:
- a CDS encoding exosortase-associated EpsI family protein; amino-acid sequence: MVRIISLVIALVIIIGTGIVHGNYAGRWGAADALILAAKKIDNIPMDFGDWKGRDRKIDPEDTKRAQAERIFAREYVNEKTRMAMSVLIVCGRPGTVSVHTPDICFQGQGRIMMSAVPETVTVDLGEESGKPLVEEFQTADFHRPDAANREQQRVYWTWSTDGTWVAPSNPRVEFIWNNTLYKLYIVRSVSPLEELKEGELDPSLQFAEQLIPVLNKALFDLPSGETKAAPVAAK
- a CDS encoding XrtA system polysaccharide deacetylase yields the protein MLNAFTVDVEDYFQVGAFADRIPTSSWDDFEGRVVPNTRSVLDLLEKHQVRGTFFILGWTAQHYPELVRDIQRGGHEIGSHSHWHQLIYEMTPEEFADDLKLSCRIIEDITSEPVKMFRAPSFSVTGQSLWALDILAENGIEFDSSIFPVHHDRYGIPDAEPFPYRIENEQGGLWEFPPSVYRVANRMNLPVAGGGYFRLYPARLTIECIHRINRSGQPFMFYIHPWEVDPEQPRLPCGWRSRFRHYQNLGSTHRKLDRLLGEVSFGTMTDALQPSLEQSACTASSTKISAGS
- a CDS encoding glycosyltransferase yields the protein MTTVAQKLLLIARDFPPDFSPGVPRIERFARNLPESGWQPLILAMEQEAADSQAATKLDDPSLNSIIVERCRMKKWYRSQPAAATTNKTQTTASAPPEGKQPAQSETPARPSRLRPLRQWCVNLKDLLIITPDKAIGWVSPAVATGKRMIREHNPQAIMTSGPPHSIHLIGRRLKLATGLPWVADFRDPWARRPWGHKKQNPWGQNLYPWFERRCVETADRVILNTEAMADDFRRFYPQWESKFLAIPNGCDGHLVERIEQLLGEIPARSAAEPLTLTHAGSLYRERDPRPLIEAIALLNQRGIAIRFEQIGNCSGDFNIPTFLRDHDCGEYVSLTPPVPRDEALRRMAAADLLLLIQPGTDLQIPGKLFEMLPFRKPILAVAHAGATADVINQYQLGAVATDHTPQAMATVLENLIQHRQRSDADLRWDKAIHDFDGRTLTAELAATLNAVTSGSNESTTTADVETPPQVTMTS
- a CDS encoding lipopolysaccharide biosynthesis protein is translated as MSDKALAVRGVVFNWLGRGCAIIITFFLTPYLVSKLGDESYGLWSMVMAFTSYYAMADMGLRGAGVKYIAQYLAVKDYESVNKVFVTSLAVYALIGAVILVIVGIASVILPYTIDLGNHSIREMQWVIFLTGATMATRMLSQVYGAALSAMQRHDITNIVAVAMQLFQAVAVVAALLGGYGLWGMAVATFTVTLTGQLLRTAFSYWLLPELSISTQYFDKQMLKQVFRFSGVNVMANTAARLLVYGGGLIVGYMWGPAMVLFYTIPESITQKTSQLGSAITQVIDPLASRLNAQKNKSAMLELMVLPPRLLTVSSLSLAIFFAFFGGSVIRQWMGPQYVEQMTPVLCVLAVARALKMSTGGLQAVLRSMAKLRVIAIAAMLEICITLVFGLTGVWYWGPIGMAYAILIAQFLVGLLFVPAATCKALDLPIRRFYLDVWPPSLAALLPPLCVAFLLDYFWAPGRLLELAVVCGLILVTAGISAFFICVPRNRRSDILVSLTFRSPVKPA